The proteins below are encoded in one region of Apium graveolens cultivar Ventura chromosome 4, ASM990537v1, whole genome shotgun sequence:
- the LOC141719144 gene encoding uncharacterized protein LOC141719144: MTRAIFEGHLFVGDSNRALERNVRARHPPLTNIHSLKDRPPKIFKGESADITFRERESRWVHHPHNDALVITILIGAMNVHRVFLDNRSSANILYYSTYKKLGFLDSDMYFEDAHIYGFTGEAVRVMGSVRLPVTLGERALSIT, translated from the coding sequence ATGACAAGGGCAATCTTCGAAGGACATCTATTTGTTGGTGATAGCAATCGAGCGTTGGAAAGAAATGTAAGAGCACGACACCCACCACTCACCAACATTCATAGTTTGAAAGATAGACCTCCAAAAATATTCAAAGGCGAATCTGCTGATATTACGTTCAGGGAGAGAGAGTCAAGATGGGTGCATCATCCCCATAACGATGCGCTGGTGATAACTATTCTTATTGGGGCAATGAACGTGCATCGGGTCTTCTTGGACAATAGGAGCTCTGCTAACATCCTGTATTACAGCACATACAAAAAATTGGGTTTCCTAGATAGTGACATGTATTTTGAAGATGCACACATCTACGGCTTTACTGGAGAGGCAGTGAGAGTTATGGGTTCGGTTAGGCTTCCTGTCACGCTTGGGGAAAGAGCTTTGTCTATCACATAA
- the LOC141719146 gene encoding uncharacterized protein LOC141719146, with protein MFSKPLDGESLILYLAVSEYSINVVLVREEDGQQSPVYYVSKRLHDAETRYTSMEKPVYALILESRKLWPYFQAHRIEVRTTYLLRQVLHKPESSGRMLKWVVELGQFDLEYMPRTTIKGQALADFLLEFDSAVDDRAFLMLHPSHIEESLEEFPHPWWILHVDGAVNNGGAGAGIVLLSPEGHHLMSAIHFKFYATNNDAEYEAL; from the coding sequence ATGTTTTCAAAACCATTAGATGGAGAATCTCTAATACTGTACCTTGCGGTTTCTGAGTATTCAATCAACGTTGTGCTGGTAAGAGAAGAGGATGGGCAACAGTCACCAGTGTATTACGTGAGCAAGCGACTGCATGATGCTGAAACTCGCTACACAAGCATGGAGAAGCCGGTTTACGCCTTGATCCTTGAGTCAAGGAAGTTATGGCCATACTTCCAGGCCCATAGAATTGAAGTCCGTACAACATATCTGTTGCGTCAAGTCCTTCACAAGCCGGAATCATCAGGGAGAATGTTGAAATGGGTtgtggagttgggacagtttgactTGGAATACATGCCACGTACAACAATTAAAGGACAAGCCTTAGCCgatttcttgttggaatttgattctgCGGTTGATGATAGGGCTTTTCTAATGCTGCATCCCTCTCATATTGAGGAATCTTTAGAGGAGTTTCCACATCcctggtggatcttgcatgtggatggggcggttaacaatggaggagcaggCGCAGGCATAGTACTCTTGTCTCCGGAAGGCCATCATTTGATGAGTGCAATCCACTTCAAATTTTATGCAACGAATAATGATGCGGAATATGAGGCAttgtaa
- the LOC141719147 gene encoding uncharacterized protein LOC141719147, protein MGVWNLIAKSDSKLVVNQVNGGFQARGPWTELYLRCTQRLVGKFKEVRLECVSREKNSNADALEKMGSQHEAVLLGSIPLEIQEIPSIPEVEAMQVEEAPKKTWMTPILAYIYKGALPEDKFKARRLRYQAARYVVYDEVLYKRGSNQPLLRCVDEE, encoded by the coding sequence ATGGGAGTGTGGAACCTAATTGCAAAGAGCGACTCGAAGTTGGTGGTAAACCAGGTGAATGGGGGGTTTCAAGCTCGAGGACCGTGGACAGAATTGTACTTGAGGTGCACGCAACGCCTGGTTGGAAAGTTCAAAGAGGTTAGGCTGGAATGTGTATCGCGAGAAAAGAACAGCAATGCGGATGCCCTGGAAAAAATGGGATCCCAACATGAGGCTGTGTTGTTGGGATCTATACCCTTAGAAATCCAGGAAATTCCTAGTATCCCAGAGGTAGAGGCGATGCAAGTAGAGGAGGCCCCCAAGAaaacatggatgacgcccattctTGCCTATATTTATAAGGGAGCACTTCCCGAAGATAAGTTCAAGGCTCGACGGCTCCGTTACCAGGCTGCAAGGTATGTTGTGTATGATGAAGTTCTGTATAAGAGAGGCTCCAATCAACCGTTGCTCAGATGTGTCGATGAAGAATAA